A section of the Primulina eburnea isolate SZY01 chromosome 1, ASM2296580v1, whole genome shotgun sequence genome encodes:
- the LOC140805685 gene encoding uncharacterized protein, with the protein MDLEFAVRDHVFVKVATMKGVMRFGQKGKISPRFIGPFEILKRVGTLAYRVALPSNFVGVHNVFHVSMLQKYMSNSSHVLNYEALQLALHLSFEERPTRILDMQERSLRNKVIHMIKIKWLNHSKEETTWETESEMRSRYPKLFGVNDAGEHFDQEVGCAED; encoded by the exons ATGGATCTTGAGTTTGCAGTAAGGGATCATGTTTTCGTGAAAGTCGCAAcaatgaagggtgtgatgagattcggGCAGAAGGGCAAGATTAGTCCTAGATTTATAGGACCGTTCGAGATCCTAAagagagttgggacacttgCATACCGAGTTGCATTACCGTCAAATTTTGtgggagttcataatgtgttccatgtctctatGCTGcagaagtacatgtcgaattcttcgcatgtgctgaactaTGAAGCACTTCAGCTGGCTCTGCACCTGTCCTTCGAGGAGAGACCCACTCGGATTTTGGATATGCAGGAGAGGAGTCTCCGCAACAAGGTGATCCACATGATAAaaatcaagtggctgaatcattccAAGGAAGAGACTACTTGGGAGACGGAGtccgagatgaggagtcgctacccgaAGTTATTCG gtgtgaatgatgcaggtgagcattttgATCAGGAGGTTGGATgtgccgaagactga